The genomic region ctctttacattgataaaatattatccattattaagtaggtattaagTATGTACAAAGTACCAGTTAGAAAGTTACTGCGGCgggaagatagatagatagataggtaggtaggtaggtaggtaggtacgtacgtACGGTTCGGTAcgtaagttatataaaataataataattttgtacaaCAACACTTTTTAAATGAATCAAGGAATCTTTTTGTGGCCCTGAAAAGGGCCTTTTGTTCAATAAACATCGTTGAAATACGACGTGAGACTCTCTCACTTCGAGCTGGTGTACTTGGTGACAGCTTTGGTGCCTTCACTGACTGCGTGCTTGGCCAGCTCTCCGGGCAGCAAAAGCCTCACCGAAGTCTGCACCTCCCTGGAGGTGATCGTCGACCTCTTGTTGTAGTGGGCGAGACGGGAAGCCTCTGCAGCGATGCGTTCGAATATGTCGTTCACGAACGAGTTCATGATCGACATAGCCTTACTGGAGATACCGGTGTCGGGGTGGACCTGCTTGAGCACCTTGTAGATGTAAATGGCATAGCTCTCCTTCCTCTTGTGCTTCTTCTTTC from Pararge aegeria chromosome 26, ilParAegt1.1, whole genome shotgun sequence harbors:
- the LOC120635198 gene encoding histone H2B produces the protein MPPKTSGKAAKKSGKAQKNISKSDKRKKKHKRKESYAIYIYKVLKQVHPDTGISSKAMSIMNSFVNDIFERIAAEASRLAHYNKRSTITSREVQTSVRLLLPGELAKHAVSEGTKAVTKYTSSK